In a single window of the Bacillus clarus genome:
- a CDS encoding MATE family efflux transporter: MKETTSFSQKIKQFVLLFFPIFVTQMSLFAMSFFDTTMSGHASPIDLAGVAIGTSIWLPVSTGLTGILMATTPIVAQLIGSKQKEKVPHVIIQAVYLAICASLIVILIGFFVVSPILNGMRLEEPVERIAGQFLSIIAIGIIPLFVYTVLRGFIDALGKTRTTMIITLLSLPINVVLNYLLIFGNFGFPKLGGVGAAIASTATYWCILIITIIIICTKEPFASFHVFKQLYRPSLSSWKEFLKLGVPIGFAIFFETSIFAAVTLMMSNFSTTTIAAHQAAMNFASLLYMTPLSLAMAMTISVGFEVGAKRYENAKQYGFIGIGLALAFALLYSILLYFFDDEIAAIYTTDAAVHRLAKEFLIFAILFQISDAIATPVQGALRGYKDVNVALIMTLIAYWIIGLPLGYVLATYTDWAAKGYWIGLILGLAFGAAFLLIRLFQVQRKYAIQNSR, encoded by the coding sequence ATGAAAGAAACTACTTCATTCTCACAAAAGATAAAACAATTCGTATTACTATTCTTCCCAATTTTCGTAACCCAAATGTCATTATTTGCAATGAGTTTTTTTGATACTACAATGTCAGGGCATGCAAGCCCTATCGACTTAGCAGGTGTTGCAATTGGAACTAGCATATGGCTCCCCGTTAGTACTGGATTAACAGGCATTTTAATGGCTACTACTCCGATTGTCGCTCAACTCATTGGATCGAAACAAAAAGAAAAAGTTCCTCACGTTATCATACAAGCCGTATACTTAGCAATTTGCGCTAGTCTCATTGTTATTCTTATTGGCTTCTTTGTTGTTTCACCTATTTTAAATGGCATGCGTTTAGAAGAGCCCGTAGAACGTATTGCAGGGCAATTTTTAAGTATTATCGCGATTGGAATTATCCCTTTATTTGTTTATACGGTCTTACGTGGATTTATTGATGCATTAGGAAAAACACGAACAACGATGATCATTACATTACTCTCTCTACCAATTAATGTAGTATTAAATTACTTATTAATTTTCGGTAATTTCGGCTTTCCTAAACTCGGTGGTGTCGGTGCAGCTATCGCTTCTACAGCAACGTATTGGTGCATTTTAATTATCACTATCATTATTATTTGTACGAAAGAACCTTTTGCTTCTTTCCATGTCTTTAAACAGTTATACCGTCCTTCTCTTTCAAGTTGGAAAGAATTTTTAAAACTTGGCGTTCCAATTGGATTTGCTATCTTTTTTGAAACGAGTATTTTTGCTGCGGTAACACTTATGATGAGTAATTTTAGTACGACGACAATTGCAGCACATCAGGCAGCAATGAACTTCGCTTCATTGCTATATATGACCCCTTTAAGTTTAGCAATGGCCATGACCATCTCAGTTGGATTTGAAGTTGGAGCGAAACGATATGAAAATGCAAAACAATACGGTTTTATTGGCATTGGTTTAGCACTTGCTTTTGCCCTTTTATATTCAATCCTTCTTTACTTCTTTGATGATGAAATTGCAGCTATTTATACGACAGATGCAGCTGTTCATCGTTTAGCAAAAGAGTTTCTCATATTCGCTATTTTATTTCAAATTTCAGATGCTATTGCAACTCCGGTCCAAGGGGCACTGCGTGGTTATAAAGATGTAAATGTAGCCCTAATTATGACGTTAATTGCTTACTGGATAATAGGCCTACCTCTTGGATACGTATTAGCCACCTATACTGATTGGGCTGCGAAAGGCTATTGGATTGGTCTTATTCTCGGCCTCGCATTTGGTGCAGCCTTCCTACTCATTCGTCTCTTTCAAGTACAGCGAAAATATGCAATACAAAACAGCCGCTAA
- a CDS encoding imidazole glycerol phosphate synthase, producing the protein MKGVITLTEKFDEHKRTDGIDSDYKEEYAAEVAPQRIDYNDKDDVKSSAAGSTAGFIALALAVLSLFTFPTLFGLVSVLLGIYAYNRGATVTGGIAAIVGGIAALIAILFRVALIGLLFSLF; encoded by the coding sequence ATGAAAGGAGTCATTACTTTGACTGAAAAATTTGATGAACACAAAAGAACAGATGGAATAGATAGCGATTATAAAGAAGAATACGCAGCAGAAGTTGCACCACAGCGCATTGACTATAATGATAAAGACGATGTGAAATCATCAGCAGCGGGATCAACAGCTGGTTTTATCGCCCTTGCTTTAGCTGTATTATCGCTTTTTACATTCCCAACACTATTTGGACTTGTTTCTGTTTTATTAGGTATTTATGCTTATAACCGCGGAGCTACTGTAACTGGTGGAATCGCTGCTATTGTCGGTGGAATCGCTGCACTTATCGCAATCCTATTCCGCGTGGCGCTTATTGGTTTATTGTTCTCTCTTTTTTAA
- a CDS encoding teichoic acid D-Ala incorporation-associated protein DltX produces MERLKEIWSRPLTQWVAKTVYYLAILFALLWLYGFHDTNTSTFIYNEF; encoded by the coding sequence ATGGAAAGATTAAAAGAGATATGGTCTCGACCACTCACACAATGGGTTGCAAAGACGGTTTATTACCTTGCAATTTTATTTGCATTACTTTGGTTGTATGGATTCCATGATACAAACACAAGTACATTTATTTACAATGAATTCTAG
- a CDS encoding DUF3911 family protein yields MACVQIKGTRQEVVEMLQLFDLMDTKGFCKFNNYVEVEPTSEEHNNFIASINLASNNHSTRDTLNDQFVSQMLTGVYND; encoded by the coding sequence ATGGCGTGTGTACAAATCAAAGGAACGAGACAAGAGGTAGTAGAAATGCTACAACTATTCGATTTAATGGATACGAAAGGTTTTTGTAAATTCAATAATTATGTAGAAGTAGAACCAACTAGCGAAGAGCATAATAATTTTATTGCCTCAATTAATCTTGCTTCCAATAATCACTCTACTCGAGATACATTAAACGACCAATTTGTTAGTCAAATGCTCACTGGCGTATATAACGACTAA
- a CDS encoding MarR family winged helix-turn-helix transcriptional regulator: MSQNREQLMEDLSTNVFAMFRTLRNDIGKIFGGYIPWNEFIVLRILNRANKEMVSRVASELNVSNSHITAVTEKLINKGFVTRSRSTSDRRVVYLEITEQGKELVAKMESEKKKYLQERFSALSEEEMNVMISISKKLI, encoded by the coding sequence GTGTCTCAAAACCGAGAACAATTAATGGAGGACTTATCTACAAATGTCTTTGCTATGTTCCGCACATTGCGTAATGATATTGGTAAAATTTTTGGTGGGTACATACCATGGAATGAGTTTATCGTATTAAGAATATTAAATCGCGCGAATAAAGAGATGGTTTCACGTGTAGCTAGTGAATTGAATGTATCAAATAGCCATATTACAGCTGTGACGGAAAAGTTAATTAATAAAGGGTTTGTAACACGCTCACGCTCCACATCAGACCGCCGTGTTGTATATTTAGAGATAACAGAACAAGGTAAAGAGTTAGTTGCAAAAATGGAGTCTGAGAAAAAGAAGTATTTACAAGAAAGATTTTCTGCGCTTTCAGAAGAAGAAATGAATGTAATGATATCTATTTCAAAAAAGCTTATTTAA
- the uppP gene encoding bacitracin resistance undecaprenyl-diphosphatase, whose product MADWLIGLIMGAVEGLTEFLPVSSTGHMILTGHLLGFDDERAKVFEVVIQLGSILAVVVIFWKRLWSLVGIGKVTEGPSLNLLHIIIGMIPAGILGVLFHSAIKEVLFGPGPVVISLVAGGILMIIAEKFSKPSTARTLDEITYKQAFTIGMFQCLALWPGFSRSGSTISGGLLARVSHTAAAEYTFILAVPMMVAASGLDLIKSWDVLSAADIPLFASGFITAFVVAMLAIVSFLKLLARVKLTPFAYYRFILAAVFYFFLM is encoded by the coding sequence GTGGCTGATTGGTTAATTGGATTAATCATGGGTGCTGTTGAAGGATTAACAGAGTTTTTACCAGTTTCATCAACAGGACATATGATTTTAACAGGTCATTTACTTGGATTTGACGACGAAAGAGCGAAAGTCTTTGAAGTTGTTATCCAATTGGGATCGATTTTAGCAGTTGTTGTTATATTTTGGAAACGTTTATGGTCATTAGTTGGAATTGGGAAAGTAACAGAAGGGCCATCGTTAAACTTACTACATATTATTATCGGTATGATTCCTGCCGGAATACTGGGTGTATTATTCCATAGTGCGATTAAGGAAGTTCTATTTGGTCCAGGACCGGTTGTTATTAGTTTAGTTGCTGGTGGTATTTTAATGATTATTGCTGAGAAGTTTTCAAAACCAAGTACAGCAAGAACATTAGATGAAATTACATATAAACAAGCATTTACAATTGGAATGTTCCAATGTTTAGCGCTTTGGCCAGGATTTTCACGTTCTGGATCGACAATAAGTGGTGGTTTATTAGCACGTGTTTCGCATACAGCGGCAGCGGAATATACATTTATTTTAGCAGTACCGATGATGGTAGCTGCAAGTGGCTTAGATTTAATTAAAAGCTGGGACGTATTAAGCGCGGCTGATATACCGTTATTTGCAAGTGGATTTATTACAGCATTTGTTGTTGCAATGCTTGCGATTGTTTCATTCTTAAAATTATTAGCTCGTGTAAAACTAACACCGTTCGCTTATTACCGTTTTATTTTAGCAGCGGTATTCTACTTCTTCCTTATGTAA
- a CDS encoding 2-isopropylmalate synthase, translating into MDEQKKKQSFDEEFAPEISPGYRQDVHKPPKYKNTSFLIGIAIFAAILLVLIIFVYF; encoded by the coding sequence ATGGACGAACAAAAAAAGAAGCAATCATTCGATGAAGAATTCGCACCTGAAATTTCACCTGGTTATCGACAAGATGTACATAAGCCACCTAAATATAAAAATACTTCCTTTTTAATTGGCATTGCTATTTTCGCTGCAATATTACTTGTACTTATCATTTTCGTTTACTTTTAA
- a CDS encoding flavodoxin, with protein MNKLVMIFASMSGNTEEMADHIAGAIRETGNEIEVIDIMTTPEASTLEEYDGIILGAYTWGDGELPDDFLDFYDEMEAINLAGKKAAVFGSCDSAYPKYGVAVDILIEKLQERGAEVVLEGLKVELTPEDEDVEKCLEFGAEFVKHLS; from the coding sequence TTGAATAAGTTAGTAATGATTTTTGCAAGTATGAGTGGGAATACAGAAGAAATGGCTGATCATATTGCTGGTGCGATTCGTGAAACGGGAAATGAAATTGAAGTAATTGATATTATGACAACGCCAGAAGCTTCTACGTTAGAAGAATATGACGGTATTATTTTAGGAGCTTATACTTGGGGAGATGGAGAGCTTCCTGATGATTTCTTAGATTTTTATGATGAAATGGAAGCGATCAATTTAGCAGGTAAAAAAGCAGCAGTATTCGGTTCTTGTGATTCGGCTTACCCGAAATATGGTGTAGCTGTTGACATTCTAATAGAAAAATTACAGGAACGTGGTGCAGAAGTTGTACTAGAAGGACTAAAAGTAGAATTAACGCCAGAAGATGAAGATGTAGAAAAATGTTTAGAGTTTGGAGCTGAATTTGTAAAACATCTTTCTTAA
- a CDS encoding thioredoxin family protein, protein MKANHTKEVLLMNLQQWADKGISFDTYVNEMKVNQYELLHIYNNFLIPNELLPVLEEHQNDGLRVIVLTADWCGDALLCVPVMKRICEVANIDMRLLIRDENLELMDQYLTNGTARAIPIFIFIDKEGTEQAVWGPRAPKIQELVTSMRATLPEKEDPTFEEKQKEMYANFRATLADDTSLWGHVMESMIEKVVK, encoded by the coding sequence ATGAAAGCAAATCATACTAAAGAGGTGTTACTTATGAACTTACAACAATGGGCTGATAAAGGCATATCCTTTGATACATATGTAAATGAAATGAAAGTGAATCAATACGAACTATTACATATTTACAATAACTTTTTAATTCCTAACGAATTACTTCCTGTTTTAGAGGAACATCAAAATGATGGCTTGCGCGTAATCGTATTAACTGCTGATTGGTGCGGCGATGCCCTTTTATGTGTACCTGTTATGAAACGAATTTGTGAAGTTGCAAATATTGATATGCGATTATTAATTCGTGATGAAAACTTAGAATTAATGGATCAATACTTAACAAATGGAACAGCGCGTGCGATCCCAATTTTTATTTTCATTGATAAAGAAGGAACTGAACAAGCTGTTTGGGGACCACGTGCGCCAAAAATACAAGAGTTAGTAACTTCTATGCGCGCTACATTACCAGAAAAAGAAGATCCAACATTTGAAGAAAAACAAAAAGAAATGTACGCTAATTTCCGTGCAACATTAGCTGATGATACTTCCCTTTGGGGGCATGTAATGGAAAGCATGATTGAAAAAGTAGTCAAATAA
- the ytfJ gene encoding GerW family sporulation protein — protein sequence MEHPIENLMKTAMTNLKEMVDVNTIVGSPVSTADGNVVLTVSQVAFGFGAGGSDFKGDVSHGKSNTGQGQKEVKQGHPFGGGSGAGVSISPVAFLVVGSGGVQVLHLHSSTHLIEKALNTVPSTVDKFVNGR from the coding sequence ATGGAACATCCAATTGAAAACTTAATGAAAACAGCAATGACAAATTTAAAAGAGATGGTAGATGTAAATACAATTGTCGGAAGTCCGGTTTCGACAGCTGATGGAAATGTTGTTTTAACGGTTTCACAAGTTGCTTTCGGTTTTGGTGCTGGGGGAAGTGATTTTAAAGGAGATGTGTCTCATGGGAAAAGTAATACGGGACAAGGGCAAAAAGAAGTGAAACAAGGGCATCCGTTTGGAGGGGGAAGTGGTGCAGGTGTTTCGATTAGCCCAGTTGCTTTTTTAGTAGTGGGATCTGGCGGTGTACAAGTATTACACTTGCATAGTAGTACACATTTAATTGAAAAAGCTTTAAATACAGTACCAAGTACTGTAGATAAGTTTGTAAACGGTCGTTAA
- a CDS encoding YkuS family protein, with the protein MARIGVENSLTDVQQALQQQGHEVVALNSENDAQGCDCCVVTGQDSNVMGIQNASIKGSVIKASGLTTDEICQQVESRI; encoded by the coding sequence ATGGCTAGAATCGGTGTTGAGAACTCTTTAACAGATGTTCAACAAGCTCTTCAGCAACAAGGGCATGAAGTCGTTGCCCTAAACTCTGAAAATGACGCACAAGGATGCGACTGCTGCGTTGTAACTGGGCAAGACTCTAATGTAATGGGAATCCAAAATGCATCAATAAAAGGATCGGTAATTAAAGCAAGTGGTTTAACAACGGATGAAATTTGTCAACAAGTTGAAAGCAGAATATAA
- a CDS encoding TrkH family potassium uptake protein, giving the protein MQVTKKQGLYNRFIRLSPPQILAMGFFCLIVVGGLLLKLPFATKVHISWVDAFFTATSAATVTGLGVVDTASTFTMFGQIVILFLIQTGGLGLMTIAILIVWILGKKIGLRHRLLIGEAFNQTNIGGLVKLVKRVFIFSICIELVGVVFLSIRFIPEFGFGKGLYYSVFHVIASYNNAGFALWPDNLTRYVGDPIINIGICSLIVIGGLGFTVLIDIWYSRSFRKLSVHSKIMIIGTVVLNIIAMVVILALEYNNAKTLGPLSLNEKLWASFFQGITPRTAGFNTVDYGGMEESSILFTMILMFIGAGSVSTGGGIKLTTFVILITSVISFFRKKEDFVLFHRTIKMSTVTRALAIVVASQILIFTAVFLLMLTENFSFIQLLFETISAFGTVGLTMGITAKLSAVGKCIIMFVMFCGLIGPLTLVFSLARPAKQKIRYPSEDVFTG; this is encoded by the coding sequence ATGCAAGTAACGAAAAAACAAGGATTGTACAATCGTTTTATCCGATTAAGTCCACCTCAAATTTTAGCAATGGGATTTTTTTGTTTAATTGTTGTTGGTGGATTATTATTAAAGCTACCGTTTGCAACGAAAGTACATATTAGCTGGGTAGATGCTTTCTTTACAGCAACATCAGCAGCTACAGTAACTGGTCTTGGTGTTGTAGATACTGCAAGTACCTTCACGATGTTTGGTCAGATTGTCATTCTGTTTTTAATTCAAACAGGTGGCCTAGGACTCATGACAATTGCCATTTTAATTGTGTGGATATTAGGTAAAAAAATTGGTTTACGTCATCGATTACTAATTGGAGAAGCTTTTAATCAAACGAATATTGGTGGCCTTGTAAAATTAGTAAAACGAGTTTTTATTTTTTCTATTTGTATTGAATTAGTTGGAGTTGTATTTTTATCTATTCGCTTTATTCCAGAGTTTGGCTTTGGAAAAGGTTTGTACTATAGTGTTTTTCATGTGATTGCCTCGTATAATAATGCTGGATTTGCACTTTGGCCTGACAATTTAACACGATATGTAGGAGATCCTATTATTAATATAGGTATTTGTTCTTTAATTGTGATAGGCGGCTTAGGTTTTACGGTATTAATTGATATATGGTATAGCCGTAGTTTTCGAAAGCTATCAGTTCATTCGAAAATTATGATTATTGGGACCGTAGTGCTTAATATTATTGCAATGGTTGTAATTTTGGCACTGGAATATAATAATGCTAAAACGCTAGGACCATTATCTTTAAATGAAAAGCTGTGGGCTTCGTTTTTCCAAGGGATTACACCGCGTACAGCTGGTTTTAATACAGTTGATTACGGAGGAATGGAAGAATCATCTATATTATTTACGATGATTTTAATGTTTATTGGTGCAGGCAGTGTATCAACAGGTGGAGGAATTAAGTTAACGACATTTGTTATTTTAATTACATCTGTTATCTCCTTCTTTAGAAAAAAGGAAGATTTTGTTTTATTCCATCGCACAATTAAAATGTCGACAGTAACGAGAGCATTAGCGATTGTAGTTGCTAGTCAAATACTTATTTTTACAGCGGTATTTTTATTAATGCTTACAGAAAACTTTAGCTTTATTCAATTGTTATTCGAAACGATTTCGGCGTTTGGTACAGTTGGATTAACGATGGGAATTACAGCGAAGCTATCAGCGGTCGGAAAATGTATTATTATGTTCGTCATGTTTTGTGGATTAATTGGACCGTTAACGCTTGTCTTTTCTTTAGCACGCCCAGCAAAACAAAAAATTCGATATCCATCGGAAGATGTATTTACAGGATAA
- the dltA gene encoding D-alanine--poly(phosphoribitol) ligase subunit DltA has translation MKLLEQIEKWAAETPDQTAFVWRDAKITYKQLKEDSDALAHWISSEYPADRSPIMVYGHMQPEMIINFLGCVKAGHAYIPVDLSIPADRVQRIAENSGAKLLLSGTEVTVTDLPVRIVSEDNLKDIFFTHKGKTPNPEHAVKGDENFYIIYTSGSTGNPKGVQITYNCLVSFTKWAVEDFNLQTGQVFLNQAPFSFDLSVMDIYPSLVTGGTLWAIDKDMIARPKDLFASLEQSDIQVWTSTPSFAEMCLMEASFSESMLPNMKTFLFCGEVLPNEVARKLIERFPKATIMNTYGPTEATVAVTGIHVTEKVLNQYKSLPVGYCKSDCRLLIMREDGTPAPDGEKGEIVIVGPSVSVGYLGSPELTEKAFTMIDGERAYKTGDAGYVENGLLFYNGRLDFQIKLHGYRMELEEIEHHLRACSYVEGAVIVPIKKGEKYDYLLAVVVPGEHSFEKEFKLTSAIKKELNERLPNYMIPRKFMYQSSIPMTPNGKVDRKKLLSEVTA, from the coding sequence ATGAAGTTATTAGAACAAATTGAAAAGTGGGCTGCAGAAACGCCTGATCAAACCGCTTTTGTTTGGCGAGATGCGAAAATTACGTACAAACAATTAAAGGAAGATTCTGATGCGTTAGCACATTGGATTTCTTCTGAGTATCCAGCTGATCGTTCACCAATTATGGTGTATGGTCATATGCAACCTGAAATGATTATTAACTTTTTAGGGTGTGTAAAAGCTGGACATGCTTACATTCCTGTAGATTTATCTATCCCAGCTGATCGTGTACAACGTATCGCTGAAAATTCTGGTGCGAAATTACTTTTATCAGGAACAGAAGTAACTGTAACTGATTTACCAGTTCGCATTGTAAGTGAAGACAACTTAAAAGATATTTTCTTTACTCATAAAGGGAAAACGCCAAATCCTGAACATGCGGTAAAAGGTGATGAGAACTTCTATATTATTTACACATCAGGAAGTACAGGTAATCCGAAAGGGGTTCAGATTACTTATAACTGCCTTGTTAGCTTTACAAAATGGGCTGTAGAAGATTTCAACTTACAAACAGGGCAAGTATTCTTAAACCAAGCACCTTTCTCATTCGATTTATCTGTAATGGATATTTACCCATCATTAGTAACAGGTGGTACACTTTGGGCAATCGATAAAGATATGATTGCACGTCCAAAAGACTTGTTTGCTTCTTTAGAGCAATCGGATATTCAAGTATGGACTTCAACACCATCTTTCGCTGAAATGTGTTTAATGGAAGCATCTTTCTCTGAGAGTATGCTACCAAACATGAAAACATTCTTATTCTGCGGTGAAGTGTTACCAAATGAAGTGGCTAGAAAATTAATTGAGCGTTTCCCGAAAGCAACAATTATGAATACGTACGGTCCAACAGAAGCTACTGTTGCTGTAACAGGTATTCACGTTACCGAAAAAGTGCTTAATCAATACAAATCACTTCCAGTTGGCTATTGTAAATCAGACTGTCGCCTTCTTATTATGAGAGAAGATGGCACGCCTGCACCTGATGGTGAAAAAGGTGAAATCGTAATTGTCGGTCCAAGCGTAAGCGTTGGATATTTAGGAAGCCCTGAATTAACAGAAAAAGCATTTACTATGATTGACGGTGAGCGCGCCTATAAAACAGGCGATGCTGGCTATGTAGAAAATGGTCTTCTATTCTATAATGGTCGTCTTGATTTCCAAATTAAGCTTCATGGTTATCGAATGGAATTAGAAGAAATCGAACATCATCTTCGTGCGTGTTCTTACGTAGAAGGAGCAGTTATCGTTCCAATTAAAAAAGGTGAAAAATACGATTATTTATTAGCGGTTGTTGTTCCTGGAGAGCATTCGTTTGAAAAAGAATTCAAATTAACATCTGCAATCAAAAAAGAACTCAATGAGCGATTACCAAATTACATGATTCCACGTAAATTCATGTATCAATCTTCTATTCCAATGACACCAAATGGAAAGGTAGATCGCAAAAAATTATTGAGTGAGGTTACAGCATGA
- a CDS encoding aminoglycoside phosphotransferase family protein produces MDSYKQYIQQILPDLPIYSYKQNENGWDNVAVIINEALLFRFPRKSEYAKRIPLEKELCAILAQSLQATEVPNYHLLYTNDSDSVPFCSYYTLIHGDPLTAETVAKLERKEREIIITQLATFLATLHSIPIKCAEQLGFIIEKTITYWKHLQSKLYHYLSHSFTLLERQAVRNLFHNFFELMHDPNLENTVIHADFTHHHILFDEKSKAISGIIDFGDAQIGDPALDFAGLYYDFGNEFTKAVYKQYCALIPHRDPLFTRRITDFYQYSPLLHNLIYSFETNNEREIKKDRESLRAILQGLN; encoded by the coding sequence ATGGACTCCTATAAACAGTATATACAACAAATACTCCCGGATCTCCCTATATACTCTTATAAACAAAATGAAAATGGCTGGGATAATGTAGCGGTTATTATAAATGAGGCTTTACTCTTTCGTTTCCCTCGAAAATCAGAATATGCAAAGCGAATTCCATTAGAAAAAGAACTATGTGCAATACTTGCTCAGTCATTACAAGCAACCGAAGTTCCTAATTATCACCTATTGTATACAAATGATTCTGATTCTGTTCCATTTTGTAGTTACTATACTCTCATTCATGGTGATCCATTAACAGCTGAAACAGTCGCAAAATTAGAGAGAAAAGAGCGTGAAATAATTATTACACAACTGGCTACCTTTCTTGCGACTTTACATAGCATTCCAATAAAATGTGCTGAACAGTTAGGCTTTATAATAGAAAAAACTATCACTTACTGGAAACACCTTCAAAGTAAATTATATCATTACCTTTCTCATAGTTTTACACTCTTAGAAAGACAGGCCGTTCGTAACTTATTTCATAATTTTTTTGAGCTTATGCACGATCCAAATTTAGAAAACACAGTCATCCATGCTGACTTTACACATCATCACATTCTATTCGATGAGAAGAGTAAAGCAATTTCAGGAATTATTGATTTTGGCGATGCCCAAATAGGAGATCCTGCCCTCGATTTTGCTGGGTTATATTACGATTTTGGTAACGAATTTACTAAAGCTGTTTATAAACAATACTGTGCTCTTATTCCTCATCGTGACCCATTATTTACTCGACGCATCACTGATTTTTATCAATACAGCCCTTTACTCCATAATCTTATCTACAGCTTCGAAACAAATAATGAACGAGAAATAAAAAAGGATCGAGAAAGTTTGCGAGCAATACTCCAGGGATTGAATTAA
- a CDS encoding M20 metallopeptidase family protein, with the protein MKRDWRRLISEEHIIKWRRHFHKFPELSFREENTSQFIYDTVCSFSAFEVTRPTKYSVMAKKTGEKPGKVVAIRADIDALPIQEETFKPYASVNQGVMHACGHDAHTAILLGVAEALASMDGNFEGEIRLFFQHAEEVYPGGAQEIVQAGVMDDVDYVIGLHVMSGLESGKIGIIYGPMMAAPDVFTIEIKGRGGHAARPEETIDPIAIGAQIITNLQHIVSRNTSAFMQRVVSVTQFHGGTADNIIPSAANLMGTVRSFNQRLRAEAEEKIEQIVKGITEAHGGVYTYTYRYGYDPVINDTYITKVIEESAIELFGKNRVTRLEPSMGGEDFSAYLRKAPGCFIKLGTRNKRIDTRYPHHHSKFDLDESALVYGAELFLESAMKLLET; encoded by the coding sequence GTGAAAAGGGATTGGAGGAGACTTATATCGGAAGAACACATTATAAAGTGGAGAAGGCATTTCCATAAATTCCCTGAACTATCATTCCGTGAAGAAAATACTTCACAATTTATATATGATACAGTATGTTCATTTTCTGCTTTTGAAGTAACGAGACCAACGAAGTATAGTGTGATGGCGAAGAAAACCGGAGAGAAACCGGGAAAGGTAGTGGCGATTCGGGCAGATATAGATGCTTTACCAATTCAAGAGGAGACATTTAAACCTTATGCATCAGTTAATCAAGGTGTGATGCATGCATGTGGTCACGATGCGCATACAGCTATTTTATTAGGAGTAGCTGAGGCACTTGCAAGCATGGATGGAAATTTTGAAGGAGAGATTCGTCTTTTCTTTCAGCATGCAGAGGAAGTGTACCCTGGTGGTGCCCAGGAAATAGTACAGGCTGGTGTAATGGATGACGTAGATTATGTAATTGGTTTACATGTGATGTCTGGACTGGAGAGTGGGAAGATTGGAATCATATACGGACCTATGATGGCAGCACCAGACGTCTTTACAATTGAAATTAAGGGCAGGGGCGGACATGCGGCGAGACCAGAAGAAACGATAGATCCAATCGCTATCGGAGCACAAATTATTACAAACCTACAACATATCGTATCAAGAAATACGAGTGCTTTTATGCAAAGGGTTGTTTCTGTTACACAATTTCATGGAGGAACCGCTGATAATATAATTCCAAGTGCGGCAAATTTAATGGGAACGGTTCGCTCTTTTAATCAAAGATTAAGAGCAGAAGCAGAAGAGAAAATTGAGCAAATCGTGAAAGGAATTACAGAAGCTCATGGAGGGGTATATACATATACGTATCGTTACGGATATGACCCTGTTATTAATGATACGTATATTACGAAAGTAATAGAAGAAAGTGCAATAGAATTGTTCGGGAAGAATCGAGTTACGCGACTTGAGCCCTCTATGGGAGGAGAAGATTTCTCGGCATATTTAAGAAAAGCTCCAGGTTGCTTCATTAAATTAGGCACGCGAAATAAACGTATCGATACTCGTTATCCACATCATCACTCGAAATTTGATTTAGATGAATCGGCTTTAGTTTATGGAGCTGAGCTATTTTTAGAGTCGGCTATGAAATTGCTAGAAACGTAG